A region of Panicum virgatum strain AP13 chromosome 8N, P.virgatum_v5, whole genome shotgun sequence DNA encodes the following proteins:
- the LOC120686788 gene encoding putative disease resistance RPP13-like protein 1 isoform X2: MDWAASAAGTGVGWGISVAGWIVSPMISELLDKCFSYIGFPSTEKVEEMQRKILQLKLMLEATTEDCSQRARLEQWMKELKTAFHEAEDILDAIDYDRLKSHVPFQAVSRTKQDIETVMDFSVPIESRPELEASLDKLEILIDEGHNVLSLLKSPVSCDCIKNTLSNTVRTHTRCASTPSVVFARDGDLDMIRKMLRDVPADDKPYSVIGIHGIPGSGKTTLTQYVCDKERGDGYFNLIMWVHVSQNFSVDAIFTEMLEIASGRKRGQLTNVDTL; the protein is encoded by the exons ATGGATTGGGCGGCGAGCGCTGCCGGTACCGGTGTAGGGTGGGGCATCTCGGTCGCAGGTTGGATTGTCTCTCCAATGATCTCCGAGCTCCTCGACAAATGCTTCTCCTACATCGGCTTTCCCTCGACAGAGAAGGTCGAGGAAATGCAGAGGAAGATTCTACAGCTGAAGCTGATGCTTGAAGCGACTACTGAGGACTGTTCACAGAGGGCAAGGCTGGAGCAATGGATGAAGGAGCTCAAGACTGCTTTTCATGaagctgaagacatccttgaTGCTATTGATTATGACCGCCTCAAAAGTCATGTCCCTTTTCAAGCTGTGAGCAGAACAAAGCAG GATATTGAAACTGTGATGGATTTTAGTGTTCCCATTGAATCAAGGCCGGAGCTGGAGGCATCATTAGATAAGTTAGAAATCCTAATTGATGAAGGACACAATGTTCTTTCATTGCTGAAGTCGCCAGTCAGCTGTGACTGTATCAAAAATACACTAAGCAATACTGTGAGAACACACACCAGGTGTGCTTCAACTCCTTCAGTTGTCTTTGCCCGAGATGGCGATCTTGATATGATAAGAAAAATGCTTCGTGATGTACCTGCTGATGATAAACCTTACTCTGTTATCGGTATCCATGGCATTCCAGGATCAGGGAAGACAACCCTGACACAATATGTTTGTGACAAAGAAAGAGGTGATGGTTATTTCAACCTTATCATGTGGGTCCATGTTTCTCAGAATTTCAGTGTGGATGCTATCTTCACTGAGATGTTAGAGATAGCATCAGGTAGGAAAAGAGGTCAGTTAACTAATGTTGACACGCTGTGA